CATGAAGGATCTCGCGGCCTTAAAAAGAGGAACGGAAAAAAGGGTCACCGCGTTTTTTTCCGACGTGGCCGGTTTCTCCGCCATCAGCGAAAAATTGAGCTCCGTGGAGTTGGCGGAACTTTTGAACGAATACCTGTCCGCCATGACCCTGATCTTAAAGGATCACGAAGGCGTCTTGGACAAGTATATCGGGGACGCGATCGTGGGTATTTTTAACGCGCCGGTGGAAGTGGAGCAACATTGTCTAAAGGCGACTCGTGCCTCTTTGAAGATGCTGGCGAAATTGGAGGAACTTCGCAAATCCTGGGAAAAAGATCATAGATATATTCCCGAAGCCAGGGCGATGCAAATTAGGATCGGCTTGAACACCGGATTGGCGAAAGTCGGGTTTATGGGAACCGATGCACTCGCTTCCTACACGATGATGGGCGATACGGTCAACTTGGCTGCGCGCCTCGAAGCGGCAGGCAAGGATTACGGAGTGTCCATTCTAGTCTCCGATGCCGTATACGGAGAAATCAAGGATTCCATTCTCACCCGCAAATTGGATCTAGTGAGGGTCAAGGGGAAGACGGAACCCGTCGTATTGTACGAAGCGATCGCGGAAAAGAATACATCTATTCCGACTTCGATCCGGGAATCCATCGCTTTGTACGAAGAGGGAATCTCTCAGTATTTGGAAAGACGTTGGGACAAAGCAGTTCGTTGTTTTCAGGAATCGGAAACCGTAAAGAAGCAAAACGACAAATCTGTACATTTGTTGATTGATCGCTGCAAAGAATACTCCAAGAACCCTCCTCCCGCAAATTGGGACGGAGTTTATACCAGAGACCACAAGTAAGGAAATTTAAATCCGGAATCCGGTGAGTCTTTCCGATTTCCTTTTCAGCGAGACGGAAAGGTTTTTGTCTTCGGCCAGTAAGATCGCTTTTCGTTTTGCCCTCGTTAACGCGGTGTACAGGATCTCTTTGCGCAATAATTCGTTCGGGGATTCCGTTTCGGCGGAAGGATCCGGCGGATATAGAATAAATACATGATCGTATTCGGAACCTTGGGATTTATGCACCGTAATCGCGAACGCAGGTTCGTGGGGAGGCAAGGTATCCAAAGCAAAGTCCCGGATAGTTCCGTCCAGAAAGAAAACGGCACGCATCTCGGTTTCCCCAGTAATCGTTTCGAACTCCAGGACAAGTCCGGTGTCTCCGTTAAAAAGACCTCTAGAACGGTCGTTCTTTACGATCAAAATAGGAAGTCCCGGAAAATAGATCCGAGTACCCAAATGAATCGTGCGCATCTTCGTTTGTTTCAAAAGTAGGCGGATGATATCCCTGTTAATCCCTTCGCTTCCAAATTCTCCTTGTCTTAAAATCGTCAGGATTCGCGTATGATTCAGATCGGTTCTGAGAAATTCTGCCAATCGCTTCGGATCGGAACGGATTTTTTCCAAGGAAGAAAATCCGGGGAGTAGGCATTTCTCCACGTAATCGCTTAAAAAACGGATGCGATCCTTTTTTAGATCGATTTTGCTCCGGTAAAAGCCATCTCGGATCGTCCTTTCCTGTACTTCGCTTAACGATGGGGAAGGTTGGACGGAAAAAGTCGCTTTTAAAAGGGAATCCGGGTCGGCATCGTTCGAAATGCATTTCCGTGCCGCGTCGAAAATCGCCGAAGCGTTTCCCGTTTGCCTACGTCCCGTCCTTAGTTTGTAGAAATTCTCGGAACGGGAAATACATTCCGCCAGATCGGAAAGGACGGCGCCCGCTTCTACGCTCGGAAGTTGGTCCGCGTCTCCGAGCAGGACGATCCGAAATCGATCCTGTTTTGCATCCGGTAAGGAGAGTAAAAGGGAATGCATCAGATCCAAATCCACCATAGAAACTTCGTCCACCACGACCACTTCGTACGGAAGACGGAAGTCCTTTCCGTACTTGTAGCTCCTGGTTTTGGGATCGAATCTTAATAACCGATGCAAGGTTGCCGTGGTTAGATTGTACAATTTCAGATCCATCGGATCCGTACCGGTTCCTAGCTTCAGAGTGTTCTCCAAAGATTCTTTCAATCTTTGCGCGGCCCTGCCGGTGGGAGCCGCCAATCCGATCCGAACAGGATCATATCCCAAACGGACCAGCGCCCGCAACAAGCTCGTAACCACCGTGGTTTTTCCGGTACCGGGGCCTCCCGTAAGCACGAAAAAAGGAGAATGGAGAGCGGCTTCCAAAGCTTCCCTCTGTTCTCCTTCCCCACAAAGAACGGTTTCCAAACTCTCTCTCCGCAATACTAGAGGGGAGCGTTCCGTAATTTCCTTCAGAACTTCGGGGATTTGCTTTTTTTGACTCTCCGGTAGATTCCTGTTTAATAGGCTTCGGAAAATTTCCTCGGACGAGGTCAAGGCATCGAAGGTTTTACGAAAATATAGGACTCCGTTTCTGGATCGAAAGAAAGGATTGTCCTTGTCCGAAAGAGAATCCCGGGGTTCGGGGATTCCCAAACTTCCCGTTCGCAATGCGGTTAAGAGAAGGGAATTCCGTTGGAAAAGATCCCCCTGCTCGGTTTCCGGAAGAACTCTATGCATCTCCGAAGTCAGAAATCGGATATATTCCGGGTCGGCGGCTCCGATTTCCTCGGTCATAGCTGTATTCCTTTTTCCGAATGTTTCCGATCTAAAGCATCAAGAACGGTACGTCTGGAAATTTCGACGAATTCCGGATCGATTTTTTGGAAGAAAATTCCCGAACTAGAACGATTCGGATCCATCCCCCTCAAAAAGAGGAAATACATGCCGCCGAGTAGATTCCGATCGTATTCGGCTCCGAATCTGGCTTGCAACCATTCGTTTAACACTAGAGAATAAAGTGCCAATTGGAGCGAATAGACTTCCTCCACCTTTCTTGTCAGATCCGCTTCGGAGTAAGAGGAGCCTTCCAGACGATTGGATTTCCAGTCTACAATCCAGTACTTGCCCTCCGAAAAAAAGATCATATCCACGGTTCCGTTTAGGAATTCCTCCTTTTCGGACCGGCCCGTCGAAAGTTTGAGAAAGAAATCCACCTCGTGCTTTCTTTCGGATGAAGATAAGGCCGCAAGGCAATCCAAGCTAGGAATTTGGGGAAGGGGAGAACGAAGAGTGTTCCGGAGCATCGATAAAATCTTTTCGGCGAAGATATTTCTTTCTTCTTCGTCCTTTCCGAATCCGTATTCCCTCAGTAATTTTTTCACCTCCGAGATATTCTGTTCGCCTAGGTCGGAACGGAAAAAAGAGGAAAATTCAAGCCTCTCTAAAAGCTGGTGCAGAAGATTTCCCATTCGGTTCGAGGACGGAAGTTCTTCCGATGGGAAGGAGAGGGGAATTTCCTCATCCGTTCGGAAGAGTTCCGACTCCGGTCCGAATTTGATTTCGGGAGGATTTAAAAACCGATCCAAGGAAGAATAACTTTCCAAACGGATCCTTCTATGTTCGCAGTTTCGGGGCCAGAGGAGAGGACTTCTCGCAGGTTCCTGCTCGGAAGCGGGGGGCTGCAACTCTAGCAACGTCCTTTTTTCCGAGGGGAGACCGGAAAGGATCTCCGCTGAATACTTTCTCTGTTCCTCGTTCCAAAAGATTTTAGAAATATGAGAGGTAGTAGAAGGATGCTCCGCCGTCTTTTCAAAGGAGGAACGGAATAATTCCAGAGGGCGATCCGAGGACGGTTCGGAAAGCAGAGGGAAGTAGAATTTGTACATGGCCCGAGTGACAGCAACATAGTACAACCGTTTGTCTTCGTTCTTTAGATAAGTCAGATATTTTTCCGGATGCCCCTTGGTGAGATCGAGAATCTTACGACTTTTCGGTTCTGTAGCGTTTGCGGAAACCGTTTCCCTGTATTCGTAATATTTCTTTTGTGAAAGGGACCAACCGGAGAACCCACCTATCAGGAATACGAACGGAAATTCCAAACCTTTGCTGGAATGTATGGTCAGGATTTTGACCCTATCCTCTTCCGTTTCCCGAGACAAGGATTCGTCCTTTTCCGCGCTCGCTTCCGCGGAAATCTTGGTGTCCAACCAATCTAGGATCTCCCGAAGGGAAAGATCGTTTTCGGAAGCCTTTTCCGTTAGCAGAGAAAAGATCTGCTTGAAATTCGCGATCCTTCTTTCCCATTCCAGAGTCAATTCGGAATCTCTAGGTCTCGCCAAAAGACTTTCCGTAGTCAGGGAGCGGAATAAGGCAGGGAAGTCCTTTTTTCGTGCGAATCTTCTCCAAGATTCGATGCGTCTTTTTTCTTCCGATTCCAGGGAATATTCGGCATAAAGATGCAGACGATCCGGAGAGATCTCGAACAGATCCGAAAGTAAAAGTTTGTAAAAAGAATCAGGTAACCCTTCGTCTTCTATACAGGATAAAATCTGCCTGCAACGAAAGGCCTCGTTAGAGGAAAAGAGTCCTCTTTTGCGGATATTCGAATAGGGAATTCCCGCGATCTTAAGATAATTCTCCAGCTCTCTTGAATCCTCTTGGTTTCGTATAAGAATCGCGATATCTCCGAATTCCACTTTGCCCGAATAGGGTTGCTTGTTGTGTTTTTCCTTTCGGATAAAAATTTCCGCTTCCGGTGAAACGAGATGTAAAATTTCCGAAACGACGAACTTCGCGTAGGGCTCTCTCAATCCTTGTTTATTCGATCCGACCGGAAGAGAGAACGCGTTAAGAGCTCCCCTCCCGCTTTTGTCCGAGTACAAAACCGCTTTTCCGCCTTCGTACGCTGCTTGTACTTTCGAATAACGGATAGGCTCGAATCCGGGTTCAGAGATCGGAAACCAAGTTTCCCCTCCGGAAGAAAATAGGTCGTTGTAAGAGGCGACCAATTCGGGCAGAGACCTGCGGTTCGTGTCCAACTCCGGATACACCGCGGAGACGGAGGAAAAAGCTCCTCCTTGATCCATATAAGCCCTCGCAGCCAGATATGTTCCTATGTCCGCTCCTCGGAATCCGTAAATCGCCTGCTTTGGATCTCCGATCAGGAACAAACGGTTTCTATTCGAATTTTCCTCCAGGAACACGGTTTTAAAAATCGAAAATTGGCTCCAGTCCGTATCCTGAAATTCATCCACGATCGCATAATCGAATCTTCTTCTGAGTTCGCTTAATAAGTCAGGGTTATCCGAAACGGATCTGGCAAGATTTCGGATCATATCGTTATAAGTGATTTCCCCGCTTCCGTTTTTTTCGAAGGGAGTTTCCTTTACGATCTTTTCGGCGATTTTTACGACGAACAAGGCCGCTAGATTTTCCAGAGGGGTCAGGCTTTTCCTTACCCCTTCACGACAATTCCGGTATTTTGCGACGGCCGGATCGGGTCCTGCTTTCGTCAATTCCTCATCGGAGAGCAGTACGCTTCCGATCCCGGAATCTTTTCTCTTGAGGCGGCCGATTTCTAGAATCGCCCTCGTGAGCTCCTCTTCTTGAAAAGGATCTAACGCCATCATCGCGTTTTCCATTACGGATTCGAAGACAGTTTGTCTTTCCGCTAGGGCCTTTCTCGTACTTGCGTGCAAGGATTTCAGCACGGGCGCCTGGCTTTCTTTGAGTCTGTGGTATTCTTCGTTTAACGATCGAAAAACGCTCCGGATCTTCTCCTGATCCGGAAAGGATCCGGAAAAAGGATCCGGAAGGAAAAATGTGGAATCCGGAGAGACTTCTTTTTTACCCGCTATTTCCGCAAGAAAGCTCTCCCAGGTATCTCCGGTAAATCCGTTGTCGAAAGATCTTCTCAGTTCCAATAGGGTCAATACCAGACTTTCCGCAGGGAGTTCTTCCGTAAATTCCGAGCGAAGATGGGAATCCAAGAGACGGCGCAATGGTTCTTCTTCCGGAACCAATTTCGGGTCGGATGGAGTCCCCGTTTCCAGGGAATATTCCTTCAGAATCTTATTGCAAAATCCGTGTATCGTGGAGATGGTCGCCTGGTCCAGACGACCTAATTGCCCTAGGAAATATTTTCTTTCCAACTCTAGATCCGGGTCCGCAGAAAGACCCGCTTCCAAAACCCGAATCCTGTCCTTGATTCCGTGTCTGATACGGGAGCGGAGTTCTGAAGCTGCTTTTTCGGTATAGGTCAGCACGAGTACGGATTCTATTCCTCTTTCGGGTTCATCCGAGCCGGAGGAAAGAAAATACGTATGCAGAATTTTTAATACTAAATAGACGATCGTATGGGTCTTCCCCGTTCCGGCTGAGGCGCCTATAAATCCGTGTTTGGAAAGATCTATATGGTCCGCGTAAGAGGGAGGAAGACCAGGAGAATTCCGATTCATGAAAACAACCCTCTAAAAACAGGATCGTATAATTTCTCGGACAATTCGAATGCGTTCGTCGGGACTAAGCGTTTCGGGGAGGGGAGGAGACGGAGAGTTGCCGGGACGTAATCCGAAAGTTCGTATTCCAAGGATTCGTGTACCCATTGGAGGAATTCCCGCCCGAGTTCTTCTTTCTCCTTTCCGCCGGAATCGAAAAGAGTTCCCGATTTTCTTAGAGGAAAATCCTCCCAAAAATCGGGGGAGAGGAGAGGTCTCTCGGCACCGAGATATTCCTCCGTTAGATACTTTAAAAATTCCGTCCTCTCGGAACCGTTTTCCTCGAATTCCAAAATTTCAGGAGCTCCGTCTCTGGCCGTATATCCGAAAAGGACGGATACGGTTTTCGGGGAATGTTCCGTTCGTACGAGATCCAAAATCGATTGGATCAGAAACGGCTCGATTCCATTCTTTAATTTTTTCTTGGAGTTGGGATATACTAGGACAATACTCCGCATTTCTGGAGAGAGAAAGATCGACTCCTTGAGTCCGGTAAATCGGATGCGAGAGCCGTTCTTTAGAGTAAGTGTCGGTGTCGGAAGCGTCAGAATTCTACCTTGCTTTGTGGATTCTCCGAAAGAAATCGCTTCGTAAAAATCTCTGTCTTCCAGTAAGGGAGAAATTTTGCTCCAAGAACGTTCGAATCTTTCCGAAAGAAGAATCTCTTCCACCCGACCGTATTTGCCTCTAGGCAAAAATCCTTTCTTTCCGAAGGCGGAGATCGCTTTTTCCCGGGATTCCCGAAACAATTCCAAGGAATCTTTCGGAACCGATTTCTCCGAAAGGGCTTTGAAAAAAAGCTCCCATGACTTCGTTAATATTCTTAACGGGTCCGACAATCGGAAGGGTTCGCTGCTCGAGGGATTGTCCTCCTTTTGCTCCTCTACGAACAGACCGAATTGGCTCCTTAGGAAATGTTGCAAAGGAGAGCGCCAGAAGCGGATCAAATCCTTCAAATCGAGCGTAATCTCAGCTTCGGTTTCCGATCTTACGTCCGGTTTTCTTATCGGATCAACCGAGCGAGGGTTCCGAAAATCCAGAAATGTTTTAGAATATTCTACTTTATCTTTTTCGAATCCATAAGCGGCGGAAGAGGAAATATCGTAGGTTTCGAAGTATCGGATCCGAAAATCCTTTCCTTCCGGTCTCGGCTCGAAATATTGCCGGCTATGTTTGTTCAAAGGGAGAAGAACGCGCGTACTTTCCTCCGGGTGAAGAACGTAGTCTCTCAGCACTTGTTCCATTTGCAGGATAGACGGAGAAGGAGCCATTTCCTCCTCCGAACTAGAATCCACGGATACGAAAGAGAGATTCAGGCTTTCTTTGGCAGAGAGAACCGTTTCATATAACAATAATTCGTTCAATTGTCGATTCGTGACATCGCCGTCTCTAGGAGACAGGTGTCTTAAGTTGAAAGCGGAGCGATCCTCGGAACCGGGAAATTCGACTTCTCCGAGGCCTAACAGAAAAATATGCCGAAACGGAATGGGTCGCATCGGTTGGAGGGAAGAGACTGTGATTCCTCCGGTCAGATATTTTCCTTTACGGATCGGAATTCCCTCGCAGGATTCCCGGACGAAAACTTCCAGAAATCGCAATCGATCCTCGAAATTTCCGGGATCCCATGCCTTTCCTCGTAAGGAACCGAATTTGGAAAAGAGTTCGGATGCGATGGAATTTTCCTCGGGAGAATCTTCGGTCGGACCTAATAATTCGCGAAGAAAGGAGGTAAAAGAATCCAAGCATCCGTCCGGGTCGATTTCGGAGCGTCCGCATTCCTCCGTGACCCGGTCCGTCATTTCTTCCAAACGTTTCCAGGTTCCGATCCATAGTTCTACGGTTTTTCGATCGGAGGCGGAATAAGGGGAAAAGGAAGTCTCTTCTTCCGCGACGGTAGGGAGAACTTCTCCCATTGATAAGCGAAGAAATCCGTTCCGGAAGGAAAACGGAAGCGGAGGACCTTCCTGGGAATCGTCCAAAAAAAGCGAAAGCTCTCGGGAAAGTTCCTCCCATTCGCGAACCGTTTCGGCGGAGATATCCCATTTTTTTTGGAAGCAGGAATTTCGGAATAAGGCAAAGAATTCCGTCCTGGAACGTTTGCCTAAGAGCAAAGGAAAGACGGATAGAATTCCGTTTAAAAACGGACTGGTTTCTCCCGCTCTGATGTCTTGGATCGTATACGGCAGAGTGCGAACGGAAAATTCGGGGGATCCGTTTTCGTTTATCAATTTTGCGGGAATTCCCCCGTCGAAGACGGATTGGATAGCGGGTCTGTATTGGGATAAATTCGGACAAAAGATTCCGATATCCGTCAAGTTCAACGTCGGATCTTCGTCCAGCTTGGAAAGAATTATGTGAAATACCGCTTCCACTTCCCGAAAGATTCCCGGAGCTTCCAGGATGACAAGGCTAGCATCGGAGTGTTTACGGTCCGAAAGCGCATTCGGGCCAACGAGTAAGTATTCTTGGAAAGAGGTAAGAACGCTTTTATCTTTCCTTTCTCTAACGGAAGATACATTCCGAATCGAAGCCCCCGTTAAGTTCCAACTTGCAAATAAGGATCGGAAGGGAGATGCCCATCTGCGGCAAGGAAGAGATATGCTTTCTTCGGTACCGGCGCTATCCCGGGGGAGCCCGAATTGATAGGCTTCCAGAGATAGCTCCGGAAATAATTTCTTAAATAGAGCGAGATATGTCTGGGAAAGTTGGGACAGACCGAATAAATATAATTTTTTCGATTCTAGGTTTCCGTTTTCCGGTCTCGGGCTTTGTTTGCGGTTTCCTGCTTGCATCGCATATTGAACCAAAGTTTTGGAAGAGGCTGCGACCGCGGCGTACAGTTCTTTCTGGAGAAAAAACATCTGGGATTTGGTGGCGATCTTCTCTTCGATATCCTGTTCGCCCAATCGTAAATATTCGGTTTTTCCTCCCAGCCAATTCCGAATCCAGTCTTGCCTGTGCAGTTCGTAGTCCTTAAAATAATTCGCGATCTTCCCGGAAAATTCGAATAAGCGGGTCGGATCTATGTTTTGTCTACCGGAAGGAATCAGGTAGGATCGTAAGGAAGGATACCGCAAAAGAAATTCAGGGTGGTTTTGAACGTATTCGTAAATGAGGAATTTTCTTTCTTCCGGTCGAGCGAAGGCCTGAAAGTCCGGGTCGGACCCGTATTTTCTTTTCAATAATTCCTCGATCGCTTTTTCTAAAAAGAGAAACCGAAGGTTAAAGACTACGCCTTTCCGCTTCGCGAATTCCAAGTACAGCCAGGTTTCCATGCTCTTGTTCGGAATGACCACCAAGGGGCTGTACAATCCGTTTTCTTGTTCGAGTTCTCCGGAAATCGAGTCCTGTAAGATCCGAGCCAACTCGGATAGGTCATTGGAGGAAAATACTCTGACGGACATGGGAAAGCCTATCCAATGTAGAGAAAGGAATCACCGAGAAAAGGATTTTTCTCGGATAGATTGTGCGGTAGAAGAAACAGGAACGATCAAAAAGGAAGGCTTTTTTCGTATTTTGAGACGGATCGACTTCTTCCGATAATCAACATTATGTCGCTTAAATTTTCGAAGAATCGGGTTCAAGAAACGCTCGTATAATTCGCGGTTGTTATACGAATTTGCGCGAAGCGAACGGTCCGCAATCGGAATATGATTCTCAAGTGAGGTTCCTCATGGCGTACAACGAACAACTGACGAACCGAGTTAGAACTGCGCTCCAACATTTACCCGACGTAGAGGAGAAACGGATGTTTCGCGGCGTCACCTTTATGGTGAACGGTAAGATGTGCATCGGTGTCGGAGATGACGAATTGCTTTGCCGCATAGATCCCTCTCTGCACGAGGATGCGATTCAGAGAAAAGGCTGTCGAACTATGAATATGAAAGGCAAAGAATACAAAGGCTACGTACTCGTCGGCAAAGACGCAATCAAAACGAATAAAGATTTTGATTACTGGATCCAACTTTCTCTCGATTTCAACAAGACGGCAAAAAGTTCTAAAAATCGAAAGAAGAAATAAATCGTAGAGCCGATCAAACGCGAAAAGCAAGGGACCTACTTCGGGATCGCTTGAATCACCTCTTCTAATGTCGTATGTGATAACGTTTCCAAAACGGCTTGGTCCGCCTTTTGTAAAAAAGGTTTTAATATTTGTTTCATATGACAACTGACTTGGCAGGCTTTCTGGACACTCCCGTCGTTCTCTTTCAGGATCGGGGAAGGTGTCAGTGCATGATAAATCTCGCCCAAGGTGACCGACTTCGGATCCTTGGACAAAAGAAGTCCGCCTCCTTTTCCCTCCTT
The DNA window shown above is from Leptospira fletcheri and carries:
- a CDS encoding RrF2 family transcriptional regulator, which translates into the protein MAANKRFSVAVHTLAVVGYHQRKNSSPVTSEDIAKSVDTNPVVIRNLVRSLKAAGIIESKEGKGGGLLLSKDPKSVTLGEIYHALTPSPILKENDGSVQKACQVSCHMKQILKPFLQKADQAVLETLSHTTLEEVIQAIPK
- a CDS encoding UvrD-helicase domain-containing protein, producing MNRNSPGLPPSYADHIDLSKHGFIGASAGTGKTHTIVYLVLKILHTYFLSSGSDEPERGIESVLVLTYTEKAASELRSRIRHGIKDRIRVLEAGLSADPDLELERKYFLGQLGRLDQATISTIHGFCNKILKEYSLETGTPSDPKLVPEEEPLRRLLDSHLRSEFTEELPAESLVLTLLELRRSFDNGFTGDTWESFLAEIAGKKEVSPDSTFFLPDPFSGSFPDQEKIRSVFRSLNEEYHRLKESQAPVLKSLHASTRKALAERQTVFESVMENAMMALDPFQEEELTRAILEIGRLKRKDSGIGSVLLSDEELTKAGPDPAVAKYRNCREGVRKSLTPLENLAALFVVKIAEKIVKETPFEKNGSGEITYNDMIRNLARSVSDNPDLLSELRRRFDYAIVDEFQDTDWSQFSIFKTVFLEENSNRNRLFLIGDPKQAIYGFRGADIGTYLAARAYMDQGGAFSSVSAVYPELDTNRRSLPELVASYNDLFSSGGETWFPISEPGFEPIRYSKVQAAYEGGKAVLYSDKSGRGALNAFSLPVGSNKQGLREPYAKFVVSEILHLVSPEAEIFIRKEKHNKQPYSGKVEFGDIAILIRNQEDSRELENYLKIAGIPYSNIRKRGLFSSNEAFRCRQILSCIEDEGLPDSFYKLLLSDLFEISPDRLHLYAEYSLESEEKRRIESWRRFARKKDFPALFRSLTTESLLARPRDSELTLEWERRIANFKQIFSLLTEKASENDLSLREILDWLDTKISAEASAEKDESLSRETEEDRVKILTIHSSKGLEFPFVFLIGGFSGWSLSQKKYYEYRETVSANATEPKSRKILDLTKGHPEKYLTYLKNEDKRLYYVAVTRAMYKFYFPLLSEPSSDRPLELFRSSFEKTAEHPSTTSHISKIFWNEEQRKYSAEILSGLPSEKRTLLELQPPASEQEPARSPLLWPRNCEHRRIRLESYSSLDRFLNPPEIKFGPESELFRTDEEIPLSFPSEELPSSNRMGNLLHQLLERLEFSSFFRSDLGEQNISEVKKLLREYGFGKDEEERNIFAEKILSMLRNTLRSPLPQIPSLDCLAALSSSERKHEVDFFLKLSTGRSEKEEFLNGTVDMIFFSEGKYWIVDWKSNRLEGSSYSEADLTRKVEEVYSLQLALYSLVLNEWLQARFGAEYDRNLLGGMYFLFLRGMDPNRSSSGIFFQKIDPEFVEISRRTVLDALDRKHSEKGIQL
- a CDS encoding exodeoxyribonuclease V subunit gamma: MSVRVFSSNDLSELARILQDSISGELEQENGLYSPLVVIPNKSMETWLYLEFAKRKGVVFNLRFLFLEKAIEELLKRKYGSDPDFQAFARPEERKFLIYEYVQNHPEFLLRYPSLRSYLIPSGRQNIDPTRLFEFSGKIANYFKDYELHRQDWIRNWLGGKTEYLRLGEQDIEEKIATKSQMFFLQKELYAAVAASSKTLVQYAMQAGNRKQSPRPENGNLESKKLYLFGLSQLSQTYLALFKKLFPELSLEAYQFGLPRDSAGTEESISLPCRRWASPFRSLFASWNLTGASIRNVSSVRERKDKSVLTSFQEYLLVGPNALSDRKHSDASLVILEAPGIFREVEAVFHIILSKLDEDPTLNLTDIGIFCPNLSQYRPAIQSVFDGGIPAKLINENGSPEFSVRTLPYTIQDIRAGETSPFLNGILSVFPLLLGKRSRTEFFALFRNSCFQKKWDISAETVREWEELSRELSLFLDDSQEGPPLPFSFRNGFLRLSMGEVLPTVAEEETSFSPYSASDRKTVELWIGTWKRLEEMTDRVTEECGRSEIDPDGCLDSFTSFLRELLGPTEDSPEENSIASELFSKFGSLRGKAWDPGNFEDRLRFLEVFVRESCEGIPIRKGKYLTGGITVSSLQPMRPIPFRHIFLLGLGEVEFPGSEDRSAFNLRHLSPRDGDVTNRQLNELLLYETVLSAKESLNLSFVSVDSSSEEEMAPSPSILQMEQVLRDYVLHPEESTRVLLPLNKHSRQYFEPRPEGKDFRIRYFETYDISSSAAYGFEKDKVEYSKTFLDFRNPRSVDPIRKPDVRSETEAEITLDLKDLIRFWRSPLQHFLRSQFGLFVEEQKEDNPSSSEPFRLSDPLRILTKSWELFFKALSEKSVPKDSLELFRESREKAISAFGKKGFLPRGKYGRVEEILLSERFERSWSKISPLLEDRDFYEAISFGESTKQGRILTLPTPTLTLKNGSRIRFTGLKESIFLSPEMRSIVLVYPNSKKKLKNGIEPFLIQSILDLVRTEHSPKTVSVLFGYTARDGAPEILEFEENGSERTEFLKYLTEEYLGAERPLLSPDFWEDFPLRKSGTLFDSGGKEKEELGREFLQWVHESLEYELSDYVPATLRLLPSPKRLVPTNAFELSEKLYDPVFRGLFS
- the recD gene encoding exodeoxyribonuclease V subunit alpha; the encoded protein is MTEEIGAADPEYIRFLTSEMHRVLPETEQGDLFQRNSLLLTALRTGSLGIPEPRDSLSDKDNPFFRSRNGVLYFRKTFDALTSSEEIFRSLLNRNLPESQKKQIPEVLKEITERSPLVLRRESLETVLCGEGEQREALEAALHSPFFVLTGGPGTGKTTVVTSLLRALVRLGYDPVRIGLAAPTGRAAQRLKESLENTLKLGTGTDPMDLKLYNLTTATLHRLLRFDPKTRSYKYGKDFRLPYEVVVVDEVSMVDLDLMHSLLLSLPDAKQDRFRIVLLGDADQLPSVEAGAVLSDLAECISRSENFYKLRTGRRQTGNASAIFDAARKCISNDADPDSLLKATFSVQPSPSLSEVQERTIRDGFYRSKIDLKKDRIRFLSDYVEKCLLPGFSSLEKIRSDPKRLAEFLRTDLNHTRILTILRQGEFGSEGINRDIIRLLLKQTKMRTIHLGTRIYFPGLPILIVKNDRSRGLFNGDTGLVLEFETITGETEMRAVFFLDGTIRDFALDTLPPHEPAFAITVHKSQGSEYDHVFILYPPDPSAETESPNELLRKEILYTALTRAKRKAILLAEDKNLSVSLKRKSERLTGFRI
- a CDS encoding TfoX/Sxy family protein, coding for MAYNEQLTNRVRTALQHLPDVEEKRMFRGVTFMVNGKMCIGVGDDELLCRIDPSLHEDAIQRKGCRTMNMKGKEYKGYVLVGKDAIKTNKDFDYWIQLSLDFNKTAKSSKNRKKK